The Poriferisphaera corsica DNA segment ATCATGCGTGAGAGCCATGACCTTGAATCTTCTTCCGCACCTGGGATCTTGATTTCTGTGACGCGGTTTTGTTCTTTTTCAGCAGGCTGTTCTTCTTCTGCTTGCTTGTCGGTAGCTGCTTCGTTGTCAGTATTCGCGCAACTGCAGCAGCATGAACCTTTCTGTTCACTGTCTTGTGATTCAGCCGAACCAATCGCCTCGTTGTTTTCACTAACACAGGCTTGATCGACGGCTTGGGCTGTTGCTTCGGCTGGCTTCATGCGGCTCACTTCGTTGTACTAATCTAGGTATGAACTTCGGTTGATCGCATTTGCGATCGATACTGCTTGTGTGGTGCGTTGTCGCTGTGTGGACAGGTTTATTATCTGTATGGCATATTGGGCGAATACGATTCCTTGTCGTCATCATTTTCGCCGTCAGCTTCTTGTTTTTCCTCGTACCATCCAACCTGGATCGCTTCCAAAATCTGCTCATTGACAGATTGCCCGGGGTCAGGCTCGAATCCTTCAAGATTCTCTACCATTTCGCGTAGTTCTGGAAACGTCACCTTTAGGGGTTCAACGTCGGGAAATTTTTCATATAAGCCGAGACAGATGTCATCAATGTCTGTCCAGCTAAATGTATCAGGGGAAGGCATGGGCTGATCCCTTTGATCATTGTTCTTTGTTTACGGGTGCTCCTGCAATTTGTTCACGTAGGTATACACCTTGGCTCTATTGTAGCGAATTGGGCAGGATGGCCCAATTGTGATCTTATATCAGATCCAATTCCTTGATGAGATTGCCAAACTCCTGCTATATAAAAAAAGCTGCAGCGTAAACTGCAGCTTTCTCATGATTTGTTTATATTTTTTGCGCTACTGGAGGTTCACAGGCATGATCACGTATAAAAACTGTGGCCCAGTACGCAAAACACCCGGCTTGTTAGGGGCTTTCATGTCGATATGGACTTGAGATTCGTCCGCGACTTTAAGTGCGTCTAGTAAATACTGCGGGTTGAACCCAATCTCGACCTCATCGCCCACATATTCATCGATCTCGACCTTGATCTCGGCTTCGCCCATCTCGGGTGCTCTTGATGACAGTGTCAGGCCAGCCTGATCGAATGCCATGCGAACACCCTTGGATTCCTCATTTGTCAGCAAAGCTGCTCGGCGAACCGCGGATACAAGCACGTCCGTTGCAATCGTCACCTTCTTATCGCCATCCTTCGGAATGACATCTGCATATGGCGGGAAGTTGCCTTCGACCAGATTTGTTGACAGCGTTGCTTCCTCTGTCGCAAACATGATTTGGCCATCCTTCATCTTCACAGACACTGTCTGCTCTGCATCATCAAACAAGCGTAGCAGCAGGTTCAACGCCTTTGTCGGCACGATCGCGGA contains these protein-coding regions:
- the iscX gene encoding Fe-S cluster assembly protein IscX, giving the protein MPSPDTFSWTDIDDICLGLYEKFPDVEPLKVTFPELREMVENLEGFEPDPGQSVNEQILEAIQVGWYEEKQEADGENDDDKESYSPNMPYR